The sequence tttttcttttttgaatttcaaacgTACTATTTTAAGCATCTTGGCCTGTCCAAATCCAACACAAACTATCAAATTTGATGAGACCGACCACGACTTTTACTTAGTAGAAACAGTATCATTAACAGTGATGATGGTATCTGCCGTCATCATTTCCCTGTGCATCACGCTTAACAAATAGAATCCAGCACGGTTTGTTTGGAGGTTGCTCTTCATATGATAAAACGGAAATGGAGATTGACACTTCCTCCTCCGACTATTTAAGGAGTCCCTACTCTTTCACGTATGATTAGGAATCCGatgcaaaattatttttaaaaatatgttaaaataatattattttttttaaatttattttttccataacacattaaaacaatctaaaattatataaaaaaataattcaaaacttaaaaaatcaagaatttaatattattaaatcaaaatgccgaacaaaatattaaagcaCCGCATATTGATGCGCATGCTGTATTTACGGATGACCAGGCGAGGTTTGGAAGTGAAGGGCATTTCTAGAAGACTTGTGACACTGGCAATTGCAAAATAGTTCATTGCTTGAATCATTATCAACTAAATAACGGTCTAAAATCAGATACCTTACAACAGTTGCATTTGAACATCGATTTACAGAGAAGTGTGGCAGCTCACACTTTTCGCCACCAGAATTCAGTCTGCGCTTCACTATCTCGGCTGAAGTTGCAATTTTATTTGATACCAACTGCATTTAGTCCACTGGAACTTCAACTTCCATCTTCAAATCAGAATTTCCAAGAATCTGCAAGTAAGCAATCAACTGTGATCGCACGAGATGAATTTAAAGAACTGAGTGGAGAAAGTGACTAATTAAATGTTATGAGACGCTAGACGGATGATGCAATAATTGAAGGGGGCAAGTTCAAATGGGAAATTTAAGGCagtaaaaaagatataatcCATAAAAGTTTACAAGGAAATTGCATATTATCGACTAaccatttcaacccaataacttaaatatATTAGGTGAGGATTTAAGatctaaattatattattctctaaaacaCTCCTTCAAGTGAAAACTCTTTGGGTTTGAAACTTGTATAGATCAACACTatattgtacttaatttttataaaataaatgggatgatgagatttgaactcatgaCCGCTTGAtcattaaggctctgataccatgttaaagaatcaattcaacccaaaagcttaagatgttaggtgaggtcccaagatatgatttatattattctctaacacaccccctcaagtgaaagccctttgggtttgaaacttgcacaaactcATACTATCTTGtacttagtttttattaaatagaataagagtgatgagattcgaactcatgaccgTTTGGTCaataaagctctgataccatgtcaaagaatcatctcgaCCCAATGAcataagttgttaggtgaggtcctaagatattatttatattattctccaacACATATGTCCTAAATTATAGAGAGAATTAAATAAGGTATGCGGGCACATGATGGTGTGAAGGGCAATGCACCTAGATTAATTATACTACATGTGATGTTTGACATAGCCAATAAATATAGTGACTAAACAATGGATGGCATCTACAAGCATAAGAAAGTACATTTTAGGAAGCCTATGACAACAAATACAAGATATTTTCGAATAAAGCACCCAAAGACCAATAAATATCATAAGAATAACCATTATAAGCAAGTTCACTTTGAGTGTCACCAATATGTCTATCATTTAGGTTACTCTAAACACGATGACCTTGATGAGCGAGTCATGAGCCCTAACCAAATAGAATTCCCCACTTTTGACGATCATCATAGCCCTTGGATATTTGATACGTGGATTCGTGAAATGGATTAATTCTTTAAGTGACACAACTTATCTGATAATACAAGAGTTAGATTTGCTGAGATGATGCTCATTCTTGATGTTCATCATAGTCTCATGATATTAGTCCTCTTAAACTACTTAATTCCCCCACCCACCATGCTTGACGTCCAGCACGTCAAAGGTTTTGAGCAACATTCTCCTCACCCCCTCATGCTTGACGTCCAACATGTCATAGgtttagagcaacatgttgaGCTCTCTGATCCCTTACCCCTAACagatgatgaggaagatgaagataatcaTAATTTACTAGGTTATGTCCAAACTACATCTACTAAGActtcaaataatatttgttcCACTCCACACCCTCAGTCATATAGCGTTCATAGTTACAAACCTAGAAAGCTTGTATATCTTCTTCCTATGTCTCCACACTATAAAATATCTAATTCAATTGTGTCATTTGCATGTAGAgttcataatttgcatattgagatcataaaaaaaactcaaccaaataatgaaaaatataaatttcgaGTTGATTCACATAAGTATCATGATGTACTTAATGTTGAAGATTATTTTGTGATACAAATTAGCCCTAAACGGTGTCCTTTGAAAACCAATCATAAATTTCAAGTGAGTGGTGTTAAGCCGTTCAAAATGTTACGaatgattgaatcaaataattatgttattaatctgtcatcaaactttgatattaactTTACTTTTGACATGAAGGACTTTGTTATGTATAAAATACAACCTGTCTCtaatgctcattttaaaatatatgcctCATTATTCTTATCTTTAACACGAAATAAACATATTAATACTACTTTGAAAGCAGAAGTTGTTTTTACCAGGAATGGTGAGCTTCATTGAATCCTGGTATATGAGCTAGACGACCAGATTCATATCATACTTGGATTATCAAAGAGGCATTACAACAGCTTAATCATGATCTTTGGGAGCATTATTGAAGCAACCTTGAAAAACTCAATGAAGTCAAGTTTCTCCAACCCCGAAAGAGTTGATGATGACATTGAACTCGAAACCTTGTTTACACACTCGTATAATCATAGACGATGAAGGGTAGCTCAAACTGTTGAGAGATTGGACTTTaacttatattttgatttaatttatttgaacttttagttgaggtttattaattaaactttatttgttgggtttgatttaGTTATTGTTGGGTATTTTATATAGTGAGCTATAAATCTAATTATTTGTTATAAATAGGgatttagtatttatattttatttttctaaatgttagaCGGTTATtgatgaattgaataaaaactaCAAAGTTGCATACTTTTTCAACActtgttcttctctttttttagcttcttcttcttagatttttcttttctttctttaacttTAAATCTATTTTGTCCCGCATCACCATGTTATAAGATCAATTTCACAATCACAAATTCTCTACCTATGAAGCATGCTTGAAAAGTTGATTCCCAATGTGAAAATGCCAACCTAATCCCCCTTTAGACAATGAAATATCAAGTTTAACCATAATACACTAACAAAAGTTTCTCTAGACAAAGCAATCCAAAGTTCATAACAATTGTTCCAACCTtcaggaaaaggaaaaagaagaaataaaaaagaaaacttataTTAAAGTGACTAAGTTAAGGGTGGTGATGTTTATTGTGCATGTGTAATGTATGAGCACAACAGATCATAGAAAGAATAAAGTAAATCAAGTAAAATTAGTTAAtcacatttgttttttgttatcaaGTTCATAAAACTTTCAATAATTACCAGATATATCAGATATAAATGGCAGTACCTTTACAAAGTCTGACAAGACTAAGAAAGAATCCTTTGAGCAACCTGCTTCTTCAAGGACACGTGTCAGCACTTGCTGCTCCAAACATAAGTAAAGATCCAAAACAAAGCACATGTCAATACCAGATGTAcatataaagaaacaataagTTTCAAAGCAGTCCTAGCTCTATGATATTAACCAAGCAAAAACTTGAAATCACATCAAACTTCTATGATAACCGAGCAAAAACTTGAAATCACATCTGATACTGTTAGTCAATAAGATCACATGTATTGGGAACTCAATTTTTTGACTTCTTGATTTGAAAACTAGGCAATGTGCACTTCATAACCAGTCCTCGGTTTAAGTAAAAACAAGCACTCTTAAGCTATTTCAGCAATGGATACTTACATCATTACAAACAGgtatttgtacaagaatttcaaatattcaacttcaTTGTAGGCAACAACAAGGGACTATTCTGCGAAGTTTACCATTGCCTTTCTTCCAATTGATTTTATATCAACAGAATTGACTCATGTATTCTAACTGAAACCATACCACATCAGACAAAAACCCTGAAAAAGTTCAAACAATGTGCTTGGAGATCAGTTTAACTGCAAGCCTGTAAAACTTTTGCTACCACGGTTTTCCAGATTCCTAAATATAGCACCACATAAAACTCACTTCAACTCAACTAAGTCTCTGCCTCAAACTCTACTAAATCTGATATTCCCTGGAGGCACTATAATGTTCATAAAAACTCAAATTGCAcctatgataaaattaaaaaccattctCATGCACcttaaaatacaaatagaaCAGTTACATAATCCATGGCAGCTTTAGAGAGATTAATTCATAGATCAGTCAATTCAACAAATCAATTCATTACCTAAACAATTATCATTCCAAAAAACCTTCCAAAAGTTGTTGCAAAGACGTCTTAAGTAGCCCAAACTGGTGCCGCATATATACCTCCTAAGAATATATaataagccttttctttttcataaaaaagaaaaagatagtaGGAAAACTCCAAATATACAGTAAGAAGAATTAGGCAAGCATTGAATCTCCCTAAATATTAAACCATTGAGCCCCGCAGTGTCCCTTATTTGCAAAAAGAAATGTCTGCACTGATAAAAGTTCCAAGAAATTCACTCAAAGATAAACGTGCCCTTACATTCTTCTTTTTATACCTAAAACAAGGTCAAGGTATGCAATTTGGCACACATGTTCTTATTTGAATCTCGAAATTACCAATTAACCATATGCATACGAAAATCGACAGGAACACTAAACACAtccaaatcaaattcaaacgaAACCAAAAGAAGGCTGAAATCTAacctttctttgttgttctgATACAAACTGACCGGTCAaatcatgcaatacatccaacaTATCACTGAAGGTAACTTTCCCATTGCCATCCGAATCATACACCTTGAAGATAACTACACAACAACATAAGATAAAACACATCTATGGAGATTAGAgactatttttatgttttaatttttgaaaaagttaataaaaaataaaaaataaacattacatTCGATTTTGTGTTGCAAAGGAGCTCGAGGACTGAATGCAGACAAGAATGCCACAAATTCCTTGAAATTCAGTCCATCTACCATTCTCAACAACCTCTATTattccaaacaataaaaaaaaatcactaaa is a genomic window of Populus alba chromosome 18, ASM523922v2, whole genome shotgun sequence containing:
- the LOC118034390 gene encoding uncharacterized protein, which gives rise to MGNTSSMLTQYDIEEVQQHCNHTFSQQEIVSLYQRFCQLDRNGCGFVPADEFLSVPEFAVNPLSQRLLRMVDGLNFKEFVAFLSAFSPRAPLQHKIEFIFKVYDSDGNGKVTFSDMLDVLHDLTGQFVSEQQRKQVLTRVLEEAGCSKDSFLVLSDFVKILGNSDLKMEVEVPVD